In Biomphalaria glabrata chromosome 8, xgBioGlab47.1, whole genome shotgun sequence, the genomic window AGTAGTGTGGCACAACTATTAATAAGCCTCTGCACAGGGGACAGAAGTGTAGAGGGGGCCGaatatagcccccccccccatccggATGTATGATTTGGAACCTTTTCCCTTCGTACTAATAACAGCAAAAAAGAAGACAAGTATCAGTAAATGTAAATACcttggagctattgtctcagaggAAGAACCAAACCAGAAgtactggccagaattgcacagtctacagcagcacttgcaaaactcaaaacaatctagacagacaaaggcatagcTCTTGACACTAAACTAAGACTGTTGCGCTCCCTGGTCAAGGCCAAATTGCTATATGCATGCGAATCtaggacgctgactgcagatctcGAGAAGAGGATTCCAGTAATGGAGCTAAGATGCTAAAGAAATatcctaggtgtcacttacaaagaccgcatcacgaatgaaaagattagaaacaggattaatacagcaattggaccccacggTGACCTGATAACCACTGTCAAAcgtaaactctatggccacatcacaagatcctcagggttcgcaaagaccttccttcagggaacagtaccaggaaagcgatgggaagacaacatcaaatgGACAGGCCTAtcagtgaatgaaattatatctaaggcaaaggacagagaccAATGGAGAATggcggttgacagatcttgtgtgagaAGAAGAAATATGTTTAAAAGTTTGAGATTTCTCATAAACAGGCATCAAAGTGTGACAGAccaattttttgtttcactgaCAAACTGATCCGATCAATTCGATAACAATCCTATGCGATCTGATCAGATTCCTCCCAATCAAATCACATTCAATCAAATCCAATCTGATATTATTACTTATTGTTCTCATACGCATTCAGTTCCATAATTTGTGTGTGTAGGTGTCTACAATAATGACAAGGGAAGGTCTGTATGAGATCTTTATTAAACAaaagctctagatctaataggGCAACTTTCACTCACTAAgcctctatttttgttttgtaaactaAGAAACGCCATTAGGtgaatataaaacaaacaatagaacAACAGACTCTAGCTTAGTGATGCCCCTAACATTTTTGTAACTAGAGAACACATACATTTTCAAAGCGCGCAACAATGCCATATTAAAGGTTTGGCATTGCTGCTCTAGAAATAAGTACCACCAGATATAGGCCTCAAGAAGacaaactgttgttttttttgttttgttttttacatataATACACGAACTTACAACAGAAAACTTTAAACTTACAAAATCAAATAGCTCTGTGAAGAAAGCCAACAAAAGCTAGCAATATAGCTATAAAATAACTAAATGATTGATTGAAATGTTagtcttctttatttatttgcaATAACTTCACAAGCAAACAAACCACATAATAAATACATTCTAGgttcaaaatataaaacttaTGATTAGATTAATTGAACAAGGTCCGAATAAGTACAGGAACAAaatagatatgtgtgtgtgaagcAAAACTGTCAAGAGTTTCTGGGCTGAGACAGATTCATGTAAGGAAATTCACACTATCACTTAATTCATCATTAAACAGAATACTTAAATGTGTTCAATAAAACGCATCTCGATTTAGAtgtaacgattttttttttttgcagctaAAGATTGGATAAATTCTTACTAggaagaaattaaaagaaaaagtttacaTAGAGCCAAGTTAAGAAAAAAGATTAGTCCCTTGAAAATATTTAGGTTTAGGGACAAGTGAAACTTTAGTGACCTCTGGTTAAGAGCGGGTAGCCTTGAGGTGACCATTATTACATctcccccccatttttttttgtttcccccAACAGACGAGAAGTACTACTAAGTCTAATTAAAGCAGGTACTAATTAAAACAGTTGGGTCAATTCAAAAACATATTTtcgttttaataaaatatttccaatgcTCTTCCAGGACTTCAATCCTGACCTTTAACCTGGAAGTGAAGATGCTAATGCCACTTACTCTCTTCATCCCAAACACAAGTAGCTCATTTAAAGCAGAGgagaaaaaatgaacaaatgaatattttattaacaaatataaGAGCCAGGGAGGAAGAATCCAAaggtcaaaacaaaaaataacagcatttcaaaacaaaagtaaacaaatattAGTAATGAGCATAAATATCTACATACatgcaaatgaaataaaaaagaaattgcaGAGATAAGCAATGACTCACTCTGTTTGAAcaaagttacattttaaaatattaatttaaattaatgaaacaacaacacatttatcaacaaaaaaaaaaggctttcaTTCATTTCACCATAGTTTGAATACTAACATCAATTCTATACAATGGTGCCAGAAAAGAATTGTACAACCAATCATATGTATGCTGCATATGAGTTGCATATACAATGTTCCGTACATTGGTATGCTGATTCACTGGTGTGAGAAGTTCTTAAACAAGAAACTAATATGGTTGTTGTTATAACATTAATTATTCTAGGTAAATCTTTCATCTAGCAAAGTGCATTTTACATATCCTGTGGCCAGATTCTACCAGACCTTcaatagtttatttaaaaaaaaaacaattcctcACGACAACACTTTTATTCTACCTTTTAGGTGTAGTATtgatgtatataaatattttttttttattagcaagtTACATTGATAAGCTAATAGTTTGCCTGAAaggataaaatagattttacttttaatttactctcatatatttagtaataagtaATAGTAAATCAACtcaaattgtcattttttttccccaataacAGAGCTAAATTCTAAAATAGATAAACTTGTACAGCTGAATTGCAGACAAAAAGCTATCAGATATTTTATTGTCTTACTTGACACAGCTGTTTCATTTGTTCATTCAAGATATTATATTCAAAGTGTTGTATGTCTATGCAGCatataaattgtatttgaaaCTTGAACACAGTAGTAACTTGTAAAATAGGCATTCTTCGTGAGTATGTTTGCTTTTATATCTGCTGATTTTGCCAACCAGAAGATCCAGTTCAGTTTTTCTTCCTAAATGAAATAGaatatttaataacaaaaattaatgttaaaacattaatataacaaattattattaaaaaactaAGACTATTGAACAGGCAATGCAGGTTGAAAAGCACAATATAATCCAATAGCGGTACAAGGGAAAtggttattaaaataattagattATAACAGCACTTAACATTTCTGACTGACATATTAGTCAATAGTGGAATTTTAGTACTAattattagtattaaaattaatcATATGATAGAGTTTAACAAAacttttgaaatatatatttaaaacaaaagggtTTAATTTTAGTATACAAACATTGGCgaaatcaaattttcaaaagCGCTTTTAGCTTTTTGGATCTACTTAAGACAGTCGGATCATACAATACTAATAGTGGCTTTAATAGtcactaaaatatttaaattcttgAAGGactgaagggaaaaaaattaatatacataaataaaaataaccatataatgtaaaaatattgaTTTGTTTAATAGCATCACTAACATTGTGGTTTATGGTGTGCTTTCTTATACTCAGCAGTGTTATAACAGTTTGACAtattcacttaaaaaaaaaaactgctacaTTCTTAGCatgaaaatattaacattttcaaaaagattCTTGGCACTAAATCCTATTAAGAGGTCTATTGTCATGTAAATTatcattaagaaactggaacatacacaaaatagagcagtgagattcataacaaatgaatattcacatttgactagagtaacacccttagtaaaatcactaaatttagaaagccttcaggacagaagactcaaaagtaaagtagcaattatacataaaacactgaaccataatcttcaaatacaaaatttaataaaatattccgaaagacacaaaaataaaggcacattccttgtcccatatgctaggacaaatttgtacaaatattccttcttctctagtgctattagagcatggaatgggttgcctgagctagccaggaaaaccagtgacttggcagaataagtcattgattaatatgcatgactaaatgcatgacgcgtaggacgtaatcatcttctttttttgaagtaacgtcagtattatttaagataagataaatgaatAATGCTAAATTTATAAGAATTTATTGAGTCAAAGAAATTCTTCAGCTTTGatagaaatacttttttgttattagaattagatctttgAATACAGGAGTTACGATTTAAAATAAGGCATTGGTGCACAGAGCTAGAAAATAAGTATATCTAAAATGTGTATTCTTATGTGacacttacttttttttagctttgCTTGGAGTGGGTACAGAAGGTGAAAATATATCCATGCTGGATAGCGATCCTGGCTCTTGAATGGTTGCATCATCCTGATTTGAAAACTCTCTAAGAAGAGGCCCAGCTGCATCCTGAGGAGTCTGTGGAATTGCAGACTGCGGGGTTTTAGGGATATTAGAGGAAGGGTGAGATGATGCTTCATCAGACGTAATGTGAGATTCTGCAGTCTCTTCTGGTGGAGGAGCTACCTTCACCCTGTTTAATGGACAAGAAaactttaatattatttaacattaataaaaagaaataatttgggTGTAGCAATATAGAAAACTACCTAGGAAGTGTCATGAATGcttttaatttaaagaaatgcaCCAATTTCaaactataattaataaatttaaaatcacaTTTAACAAATTCTACAGCAGACAAgatattaacttttaaaagctCATCAAAGTCATTTCTATCAATTCTATTTTCAAAAGGTGAAAGTTTCATGATTTATATCCTGTtgcaagcaaaatattaatttgTCTTAGTTTTTACCTAACTTATTCCAAGAAAGTGATTAGGATAAGACAGATTAGAGATGGACTGAATAcaatatttaaactttaaagctaAAAGATTTCAGGTCACAATATTTTAAGCTTAAGGTTGTTAATGCCTGaagtaatggatataagcacatcactgaagagaacagcacactattttacttggcacagtctgcaaatgAGCTCACAGCTCGAAgcctataaaatgcttttaatggtaattgtatcaaatagcctctgacaaccagtccaactcctggtcTTCACTTGTGGCTTGGCTGAAcagttttcactaacaggagaagggacaAAGGTGAGTAACTGGCACCTAAACCAATAAACTTTAGGCAGGAGGGGGCTTGTTAGGCTTTGCTGGCTACCCATCTTTGAAAAGGAAAACTTTGAATTTAAACCTCTGCTATCAAACAAAGTGTATTGGCACTTGCCGTTCCTTCGGAGAGAGGAAACTGCTGTGTTGGCAACATCATTCTGACCATAACtaatctcatttctatgagatgatccatagtcacttcagctctgaaggaggccatagtagtataaaataaaataaaagtgtttctcAAGTGGCCAGCATAAAAGACAGAACAATTATAggttctaattttttaaaattttttatgaataaaaaacaaaaatgaacaagTCACCTGCTATCACTGACTGTGCCTTTATTCCCATGAGACCATTTGGTTTCTACTTCAGTtgtcaagcctgttgctgtttCATGCTCAACAGTAATCTCAAATGTTCCAAGGCCTCCAAAGGaaaagataaatagtttttttttaaattcctaatTTCACCAAATAAGCTTTActcaatttaaagaaataaattatttttttttctttacattaacGCATACTTAGTTAGCCAATTAACTCAAAAATTCTTTCATTTTAGTGGCTGAACATTTGAAAGGGTATTTCACAGCCATCATCCTCTACTATAAGGGAGGCAATTCAAATTTGTATGAGCAGATTTAAAATTACTTATCATTACAAAGTTATCTAAGTTGTTATAGTATCTGAAATGATAAGACCATTTAGAAAAATGTAGTTACTTTGCTTGCTAAAACAATGTTATATACTGACTTTCAATATTAAGCAGTTGCTCAGCCTCATTGACTTCATCATTATCATCCAGTAATGGAAATTGAATCTCAGCATTGGCTTCATCCTTGATTCTGATACAgacacatatttttaaaacataagtgttatattatatactgctatcaaaataataaaaaatatgtttatgtaTATGTATCAAGTAAATCAACCTTAAAAGCATTCCCAGCAAGCtcaaaataatatatgtatCAAGTAAATTAACCTTAAAAGCATTCCCAGCAAGTTCAAAATAATACTTAACTTACAATTTAATACTTGCAATACATAAATAGGCAAATTGACCAGTATAAATTCTTTACTATTTCCTCCTAGGTGACCACATATAAATATAAGCTATATATCCATGCCCCTTCATTCACAATTTATCTAAACACTATTATCATTTCACAAACAAGTCAATATTTTCCAAACCAccaatatttctttttcctttcattACATGAATAATATTAATGACATACATTTGAAAATGACCATTATTAATTCAAAACACTGGTCAAATGACTGACCTGATAACATGCAATGTGTCAGTACCAGAAGGGGACTGGGGTGCATGCTTGATGCTGATTGGCTGTTTGTTCAATCTGTTGTATTCTGCCATCAGCAGCTGACActgttcttcttttttcttatgATAAGCAAGGATTCGTTGTTGATAAAAGTCATTAAGACAAGTGATGCTGCCTAGCCCCATCTCATAAAAAACACGCTCAATAATGTCCTGTCAAATAAAGAGGAtcaatttattacaataatacAAATAGTTTGTTCGTCATATTTTGATGATGACCATTTTAGTCATCCAttgggctgagggctttgcactgcaTATTTGCgactcctcatgtggctggtagAATCCTACAGGTGCAATAACCAAATACATTAACTTTCCTCAACGATGTAAATTACTCATAACACGTAATAGTAATCAAATCCTTAGTTTAAAGCAGCCATTTAGGTCATAGGCAAAATATTCCCCACTTCAGCTACCATAcccaccaaaacaaaacaaaaaaataaaggtattaagtacaaaatatttagaattaaTGAAGTGAAACAATATCACAATATAGGTTGACGATATTTACAGGGAATCCTCCACAACCATACATGGCTCGTCTGTCGGCAGCCATTCCTAAATGTCTGGTAAATTGAATCAAAAACTCCTGGCAGACATCCGTTAGTGTTTCAAGCACAGATTCTTGAGTGTCTAGGAgaagggaaaaaacaa contains:
- the LOC106056682 gene encoding STAGA complex 65 subunit gamma-like, whose translation is MATSYWGEIPQVADTESGIAAIEREQITKPRPMDIEGPLLHQPSSRHHPPTNEVLPSDHFQMDPLVIHTIRLIQHIKKVKAAIATLQQDIKQEPDLAPIAVGPTPQYDGKPVRNRSKQKYFTEEDYNSDFVRGVGKPPSPIDEVTCRKLLRRSTAAICAHLSFDNTQESVLETLTDVCQEFLIQFTRHLGMAADRRAMYGCGGFPDIIERVFYEMGLGSITCLNDFYQQRILAYHKKKEEQCQLLMAEYNRLNKQPISIKHAPQSPSGTDTLHVIRIKDEANAEIQFPLLDDNDEVNEAEQLLNIESLGTFEITVEHETATGLTTEVETKWSHGNKGTVSDSRVKVAPPPEETAESHITSDEASSHPSSNIPKTPQSAIPQTPQDAAGPLLREFSNQDDATIQEPGSLSSMDIFSPSVPTPSKAKKKKKN